The Geoglobus acetivorans genome window below encodes:
- a CDS encoding pyruvoyl-dependent arginine decarboxylase, producing the protein MLVPKKVFFTAGAGSHEDELVSFELALRDAGIERFNLVPVSSIFPPQCEIIGIDDGLRELYPGQVVFCVMSRETSNEEGKKIYASVGAAIPEDSSLHGYLTEYHGEYTGEDVGRKAEESAAFMLETAFGIKPAKTFNVTKVAEVKDYTTVVAAAVFVF; encoded by the coding sequence ATGCTCGTCCCGAAAAAGGTATTCTTCACAGCGGGAGCGGGCAGTCATGAGGATGAGCTGGTCAGCTTTGAGCTTGCATTGAGGGATGCTGGCATAGAAAGGTTCAACCTCGTCCCTGTGAGCAGTATATTTCCACCTCAGTGTGAAATAATCGGCATTGACGACGGTCTGAGGGAGCTTTACCCCGGTCAGGTTGTTTTCTGCGTGATGTCGAGGGAGACGAGCAACGAAGAGGGTAAGAAAATTTATGCGAGCGTTGGAGCGGCAATCCCTGAAGATTCCTCTCTTCACGGGTATCTTACAGAATATCACGGGGAGTACACCGGAGAGGATGTTGGGAGGAAGGCTGAGGAGAGCGCGGCGTTCATGCTCGAAACAGCCTTCGGCATAAAGCCTGCAAAGACCTTCAATGTAACGAAGGTGGCAGAGGTAAAGGATTATACGACGGTTGTTGCTGCTGCGGTTTTTGTTTTCTAA
- a CDS encoding dihydropteroate synthase-like protein, with amino-acid sequence MKVLLVTGRLAEKMVRENAMGNDVHVADVDVAAFVSEKDLENLDLSDYDLVLVPGLAKGRWRELEKESGVKIRLGPIHAYDIPSILKRLDEIELSHEIPADRLVEIDRRNEILKEIETLEKGVFDINGIVIGGESRLKVVAEIVDATELERYELVERIEHYLESGADIIDLGIPISFSTEDVKKAVKIAKDCCNAVSIDTFSPRAIRAGVESGADMVMSISLSNLKALNYIKDQAVVAVERNPVRLKWLVDFIKTKTDRVIADPVLDINGFFDSLARYRKYREIDVTTPMLFGSGNITELFDADSVGMNGILAYIAEELKADLLFTTEASVKTRGCIKELRTASIMVRGAKIKESPPKDLGISLLVLKEKRKVAEAQDLREYIEAEKSERFVRDPAGDFRIWISGNKIVCSHEKAIIAGRDAKSIIDTILRLKLVTRLDHAAYLGRELKKAEMALKLGKNYVQDMPLDFGIYGKID; translated from the coding sequence GTGAAGGTCCTTCTCGTCACAGGAAGACTGGCCGAAAAAATGGTAAGGGAAAACGCCATGGGAAATGACGTTCATGTGGCGGATGTTGACGTCGCTGCTTTTGTATCGGAAAAAGACCTTGAGAATCTTGACCTTTCCGATTACGATCTCGTGCTTGTTCCGGGACTTGCCAAAGGAAGGTGGAGAGAACTGGAAAAAGAGAGTGGCGTTAAAATTCGCCTCGGACCTATTCACGCATACGACATTCCCTCAATACTGAAAAGACTTGACGAAATCGAACTTTCTCACGAGATCCCTGCGGACAGACTTGTTGAGATTGACAGACGAAATGAAATTCTGAAAGAGATTGAGACGCTCGAAAAGGGCGTATTTGACATAAACGGCATCGTTATCGGAGGTGAGAGCAGATTAAAGGTTGTTGCCGAGATCGTCGATGCCACCGAGCTTGAAAGATATGAGCTTGTGGAGAGAATAGAACACTATCTCGAAAGTGGCGCTGACATAATAGACCTCGGCATTCCAATAAGTTTTTCCACAGAAGATGTCAAAAAAGCAGTTAAGATAGCAAAAGATTGCTGCAATGCGGTCAGCATAGATACATTCTCCCCAAGAGCAATAAGGGCGGGAGTCGAAAGCGGTGCCGACATGGTCATGAGCATCTCACTCTCGAATCTGAAGGCACTGAATTATATTAAAGATCAGGCAGTTGTCGCCGTCGAAAGAAACCCGGTGAGGCTGAAGTGGCTGGTTGACTTTATAAAAACAAAAACAGACAGAGTTATAGCAGATCCGGTGCTGGACATAAACGGATTTTTCGATTCCCTGGCAAGATACAGAAAATACAGGGAAATCGATGTCACAACCCCCATGCTTTTCGGTTCAGGAAACATCACCGAACTTTTCGATGCAGACAGTGTGGGTATGAACGGGATTCTCGCATACATTGCGGAGGAGCTTAAAGCTGACCTGCTTTTCACTACCGAGGCGAGCGTTAAAACGAGGGGGTGCATTAAGGAGCTTAGAACCGCAAGCATCATGGTCAGGGGAGCTAAAATAAAAGAGTCTCCACCAAAAGATCTGGGCATTTCTCTGCTTGTACTGAAGGAGAAACGAAAAGTTGCAGAAGCACAAGATCTTAGAGAGTATATTGAAGCCGAAAAAAGCGAAAGATTCGTTAGAGATCCTGCCGGCGATTTCAGAATATGGATTTCAGGAAATAAAATAGTCTGCAGCCACGAAAAGGCAATTATTGCAGGGAGGGATGCAAAGAGCATAATTGACACCATCCTGAGACTCAAGCTGGTAACCAGACTGGACCACGCAGCGTACCTTGGGAGAGAGCTGAAAAAAGCAGAAATGGCATTAAAACTTGGAAAGAATTACGTGCAGGACATGCCCTTAGATTTCGGAATTTACGGAAAGATTGATTAG
- a CDS encoding PHP domain-containing protein, translating to MKRAELHVHSTYSDGLDRVERIVDEAVRLGIDAISITDHDTVEGSMAALDYVRDEHLDIEIIPGAEVSTSDGHLLVYYIERDIDRGMSLMETIGEVRKQNGICAVSHPFQIERSGAFRIELIKHADALEVFNAKYVVGIFNRISERIADKYRMAKIAGSDAHTANEVGYGLTLYTGNLKEAIAERKTEYSGRKMPLSRQIGYSLKKKFIRQF from the coding sequence ATGAAAAGGGCTGAACTGCATGTCCACTCCACGTACAGTGACGGCCTTGACAGGGTTGAGCGAATTGTTGATGAAGCCGTGAGACTCGGAATCGATGCGATCTCAATAACGGATCATGACACTGTGGAGGGGAGCATGGCGGCACTTGATTACGTCAGGGATGAGCATCTGGACATTGAGATAATACCGGGTGCTGAAGTTTCAACTTCTGATGGACATCTTCTCGTTTATTATATCGAGAGGGACATCGATAGGGGTATGTCTCTGATGGAAACGATCGGCGAGGTGAGAAAGCAGAACGGAATCTGTGCTGTGTCGCATCCCTTCCAGATAGAGAGGAGTGGTGCTTTCAGGATCGAGCTTATAAAGCACGCAGACGCTTTGGAGGTTTTCAATGCAAAGTATGTCGTAGGTATTTTCAACAGGATTTCCGAAAGAATTGCGGATAAATACAGAATGGCTAAAATAGCGGGTAGCGATGCCCATACGGCAAACGAGGTGGGATACGGGTTGACTCTATATACGGGAAATCTGAAAGAAGCTATTGCGGAGAGAAAAACCGAATATTCCGGCCGCAAAATGCCGCTTTCGAGGCAGATAGGTTATTCGCTGAAAAAGAAGTTCATCCGCCAATTTTGA
- a CDS encoding MazG nucleotide pyrophosphohydrolase domain-containing protein codes for MKISEFQRLIKDLYYEKDIERGVGKTFFWFIEEVGELSEALRKNKNLGEEFADVFAWLVSLANLCGIELEEEVRKKYPDYCIKCGSRPCKCEEGL; via the coding sequence GTGAAGATATCCGAGTTTCAGAGACTGATAAAAGACCTTTACTACGAGAAGGACATCGAAAGGGGTGTGGGAAAGACCTTTTTCTGGTTTATTGAGGAAGTTGGGGAACTTTCAGAGGCGCTGAGAAAAAACAAAAATCTCGGGGAAGAATTTGCAGATGTCTTCGCCTGGCTCGTGAGTCTGGCAAATCTTTGCGGGATTGAACTTGAGGAAGAGGTGAGGAAGAAATATCCGGATTACTGCATAAAATGTGGTTCCCGGCCATGTAAGTGTGAGGAGGGATTGTGA
- a CDS encoding nicotinate phosphoribosyltransferase produces the protein MFLIARDEDIRNGIVTDKYFVWTEKVLREKKVNPYVVAEFTASSWGIFSGLRDVLELMEGINVDIYAMKEGTLFFPHEPVMVIAGHYLDFARFETAILGFICHSSGVSTKAFRTKLAAGDRKVLSFGTRRQHPAIAPVIERAAWIGGVDGVSNVSAEKYLGIESVGTMPHALIISFGDQISAWRAFDEVVDENIPRTLLADTYFDEKTEAILAIENVERVDGLRFDTPGTRRGNMRKIIEEIKWELRIRGRGDVKIVVSGGLDIDDIVALRDIVDIFGVGTSIAGANPVDFSMDIVERNGEFCAKRGKRGGMKQVYRDWDSLRDEIRLFIEDKPEGMEPLLEKVMEGGKVLMKSDMGEARELALRQMEIIRALGRENEFV, from the coding sequence ATGTTTCTGATTGCAAGAGATGAGGATATACGGAACGGGATTGTGACTGATAAATACTTTGTGTGGACTGAAAAAGTTTTGAGAGAGAAAAAGGTCAATCCGTACGTTGTGGCAGAATTCACGGCATCCAGCTGGGGTATTTTTTCGGGACTGCGTGATGTGCTTGAGCTGATGGAGGGCATAAATGTTGACATTTATGCGATGAAGGAAGGAACGCTTTTCTTTCCTCATGAACCTGTAATGGTCATTGCTGGCCACTATCTGGATTTTGCCAGGTTTGAGACTGCGATACTCGGTTTCATCTGCCACTCTTCCGGTGTTTCCACCAAGGCGTTCAGAACCAAGCTCGCCGCGGGCGACAGAAAGGTTCTGTCATTCGGGACGAGAAGACAGCATCCTGCTATAGCTCCAGTTATTGAACGGGCAGCGTGGATAGGGGGAGTGGATGGTGTGAGCAACGTTTCAGCAGAGAAGTATCTCGGCATTGAGAGCGTCGGAACGATGCCCCACGCCCTGATAATCTCATTTGGGGACCAGATCTCAGCATGGAGAGCGTTTGATGAGGTTGTTGATGAAAATATTCCCCGGACGCTTCTTGCGGACACATATTTTGATGAGAAAACCGAAGCCATACTTGCGATCGAGAATGTGGAGAGGGTTGATGGGCTCAGATTTGATACTCCCGGCACGAGAAGAGGTAACATGCGGAAGATAATCGAGGAAATTAAGTGGGAGCTCAGAATAAGGGGCAGGGGCGATGTGAAGATTGTTGTGAGCGGTGGGCTCGACATAGATGACATTGTGGCTTTGAGGGACATCGTTGACATCTTTGGCGTGGGAACGAGCATAGCAGGAGCAAACCCTGTTGATTTCTCCATGGATATTGTGGAAAGGAATGGCGAGTTCTGCGCCAAAAGAGGGAAGAGAGGGGGAATGAAGCAGGTTTACAGAGACTGGGATAGCTTGAGGGATGAAATCAGGCTGTTCATCGAGGATAAGCCCGAGGGCATGGAGCCGCTGCTTGAGAAGGTCATGGAAGGCGGAAAAGTCTTGATGAAGAGCGATATGGGTGAGGCGAGAGAACTCGCACTCAGGCAGATGGAAATCATAAGGGCGCTTGGCAGAGAGAATGAGTTTGTCTAA
- a CDS encoding MgtC/SapB family protein, whose translation MEEYISLILASVFGAVVGLERSKVHKPAGLRTHMLVSAGSCLFMIVSARFFNDPARIAAGVVSGIGFIGAGTILAEQRKERTKVVGITTAASLWMTAAIGMITGFGDYRLATFSTALTYIILKLKRVEEMLEKREKS comes from the coding sequence ATGGAAGAATACATTTCCCTCATTCTTGCATCAGTTTTCGGAGCGGTTGTGGGACTCGAACGATCAAAAGTCCACAAACCTGCCGGACTCAGAACCCACATGCTCGTATCTGCAGGGTCGTGTCTGTTCATGATAGTCTCGGCCAGATTCTTTAACGACCCTGCCAGGATAGCTGCAGGAGTTGTTTCCGGAATAGGTTTCATCGGAGCCGGCACGATACTTGCCGAGCAGAGGAAAGAAAGAACAAAAGTTGTCGGAATCACCACGGCAGCGAGTCTCTGGATGACAGCTGCAATAGGAATGATTACAGGTTTTGGAGACTACAGACTCGCCACATTCTCCACAGCATTAACATACATCATACTCAAGCTAAAGAGGGTCGAAGAAATGCTCGAGAAAAGGGAGAAAAGTTAG
- the rbcL gene encoding type III ribulose-bisphosphate carboxylase, with translation MTERFDKIYDYYVDKGYEPNYKRDVVAVFRITPAEGYTIEQAAGGVAAESSTGTWTTLYPWYERERWEDLSAKAYDFHDMGDGSWIVKIAYPSHAFEENNLPALLASIAGNVFGMRRVKGLRLEDLYFPEKVVREFNGPAFGIEGVRKMLDIKKRPIYGVVPKPKVGYSPEELYALSEELLLSGADYVKDDENLASPWYNRFEERAEVMANIIERVENETGEKKTWFANITGDVRDMEYRLELLAELSLKHAMVDVVISGWAVLEYIRDLAEDYDIAIHGHRAMHAAMTRNPQHGISMFVLAKLYRLVGIDQLHVGTAGAGKLEGKKWDVLQNAKVLRENHYVPEDGDVFHLEQKFYGIKPAFPTSSGGLHPGILPKVIEALGTDIVLQLGGGTIGHPDGPGAGAKAVRQALEAIVQNTPLEEYAKSHNELARALEKWGTETPI, from the coding sequence ATGACAGAGAGGTTTGACAAGATATATGATTACTATGTGGATAAGGGTTACGAACCGAATTACAAGAGGGATGTGGTTGCAGTTTTCAGGATTACGCCTGCTGAAGGCTACACAATCGAGCAGGCTGCTGGTGGCGTGGCTGCTGAAAGCTCAACAGGCACCTGGACGACCCTTTACCCGTGGTATGAGAGGGAGAGATGGGAGGACCTGTCTGCAAAAGCATATGATTTCCACGACATGGGCGATGGAAGCTGGATTGTGAAAATTGCCTATCCGTCTCATGCTTTTGAGGAGAACAACCTGCCGGCACTTCTTGCATCAATAGCAGGAAACGTGTTTGGAATGAGAAGGGTGAAGGGACTCAGGCTTGAGGACCTGTATTTCCCTGAAAAAGTAGTCAGGGAATTTAACGGACCTGCGTTTGGTATTGAGGGCGTTAGAAAAATGCTTGATATAAAGAAAAGGCCGATCTACGGTGTTGTGCCGAAACCTAAGGTTGGCTATTCTCCTGAGGAGCTGTACGCTCTCTCTGAGGAGCTCCTTCTATCCGGGGCAGATTATGTGAAAGATGACGAAAACCTGGCATCGCCCTGGTACAACAGGTTTGAGGAACGGGCAGAGGTGATGGCAAATATCATTGAGAGGGTTGAGAACGAGACTGGGGAGAAAAAGACCTGGTTTGCAAACATTACCGGGGACGTGAGGGATATGGAGTACAGGCTCGAACTTCTGGCGGAGCTTTCACTGAAACATGCGATGGTCGATGTCGTCATAAGCGGATGGGCAGTGCTTGAGTACATAAGGGACCTTGCGGAGGATTACGACATTGCGATACACGGACACAGGGCGATGCATGCGGCGATGACGAGAAATCCCCAGCACGGTATTTCCATGTTCGTTCTTGCGAAGCTTTACAGGCTTGTTGGAATTGACCAGCTTCATGTCGGTACTGCCGGTGCAGGAAAGCTTGAAGGGAAGAAATGGGATGTGCTGCAGAACGCAAAGGTCCTGAGGGAGAATCACTATGTTCCTGAAGACGGTGACGTTTTCCACTTAGAACAGAAGTTTTATGGTATAAAACCTGCTTTCCCCACAAGCTCTGGAGGGCTCCATCCGGGCATACTGCCAAAAGTCATCGAGGCGCTTGGCACCGACATAGTTCTTCAGCTTGGCGGTGGAACCATAGGACATCCAGACGGACCAGGTGCCGGAGCTAAGGCGGTGAGACAGGCTTTGGAGGCGATTGTTCAGAACACTCCTCTCGAAGAATATGCAAAATCGCATAATGAGCTTGCAAGGGCGCTTGAAAAGTGGGGAACAGAAACCCCAATCTAA
- a CDS encoding ABC transporter permease, giving the protein MKAMIRKDLRLIVRERTIMSAIAILIFIASFTSVITFGLLVLYKPDSVATGSVKIGVAGNCPVLKSFADERYSELEDALNDFYAGKIDAVLYLPEENYTSANFVTVFLPKNEITGILAGTQVKEILKEYQKAMREKRGIPGDDGFRVYSLNGEKTELRDGSSMTFRFIYAILIPLLLITTAIIAGGLVIDLISEEYETKTLDVVLSTPMSVTDFISAKVFSALIVSAVLSAVWVFLLHINTGIFRPVLLLILSVSFSMIFASIGAIISSGLKDRERSQLIFSILSVSIVTVSFTHPSMISGVSARISAGSYMQPWEFLIYPVLGSVLMLISIKFSEKLIKS; this is encoded by the coding sequence ATGAAAGCGATGATCAGAAAAGACCTCAGACTCATAGTAAGGGAAAGAACCATCATGTCTGCCATAGCCATACTGATTTTCATCGCCTCATTCACATCCGTAATAACGTTCGGGCTTCTTGTCCTTTACAAACCGGATTCGGTTGCCACAGGCAGCGTCAAGATTGGGGTTGCGGGAAATTGTCCGGTCCTGAAATCATTTGCTGACGAGAGATATTCAGAACTTGAAGATGCGTTAAACGATTTCTATGCTGGCAAGATAGATGCCGTGCTTTATTTGCCGGAAGAGAATTACACCTCTGCTAATTTCGTCACAGTATTTCTCCCGAAGAACGAGATCACCGGAATACTGGCAGGCACACAGGTCAAGGAGATTCTAAAGGAATACCAGAAAGCAATGAGGGAAAAACGGGGAATCCCGGGAGACGATGGCTTCAGAGTTTACAGTCTCAATGGTGAAAAAACTGAACTCCGGGATGGATCCTCCATGACCTTCCGGTTCATTTATGCCATACTCATCCCGCTGCTTTTAATCACAACAGCAATAATTGCAGGGGGACTTGTAATAGACCTGATAAGTGAAGAGTACGAGACCAAGACCCTGGATGTCGTGCTATCAACACCAATGTCGGTAACGGATTTCATATCTGCCAAGGTTTTTTCAGCCCTTATTGTGTCTGCTGTTCTGTCTGCCGTATGGGTGTTCCTTCTCCACATAAACACGGGCATTTTCCGCCCAGTACTTCTTCTCATTCTGTCAGTATCATTTTCGATGATTTTCGCGTCCATAGGAGCCATCATATCCTCAGGCCTGAAGGACAGAGAAAGAAGTCAGCTCATATTCTCCATACTTTCTGTTTCAATCGTTACTGTATCATTCACACACCCATCAATGATTTCAGGAGTTTCAGCCAGAATCTCCGCCGGAAGTTACATGCAACCATGGGAATTTCTGATCTACCCGGTTCTCGGATCAGTTCTGATGCTCATATCAATTAAGTTCTCTGAAAAATTGATAAAAAGTTAG
- a CDS encoding ATP-binding cassette domain-containing protein — protein MLRAIDLTKKYGEFLAVNGISFEVGKGEVLGVIGENGAGKSTTLKMLVGLLTPTSGEIQYDGRNLFENLNAIKRKIGYLPEFDALYDNLNAKEYLRVFAEIYGVDADTAEKRIYELLETLNLPVDKPVGEFSKGMKRKLSIARTLVHDPEYLIYDEPTSGLDPSTSMFVTEYVRDLGKQGKTVVFSAHNMFYVESACDLLLIIKKGRVLYFGELDALRDRMKKYIVSYRIGEREFEDVFEDVRDVNRLLAEITENGGEIISIETRVPRLEEIYFTLTDGKSIMD, from the coding sequence ATGCTCAGAGCGATCGATCTCACAAAAAAGTACGGTGAATTCCTGGCTGTGAATGGAATAAGCTTTGAGGTTGGAAAAGGGGAAGTTCTTGGAGTTATTGGGGAGAATGGTGCCGGGAAATCCACGACACTCAAAATGCTTGTCGGGCTTCTCACACCAACTTCTGGCGAAATACAATACGATGGCAGAAATCTGTTCGAAAATCTGAATGCTATCAAAAGGAAAATCGGATATCTCCCAGAATTTGACGCCCTTTACGACAATCTCAATGCTAAGGAGTATCTCAGGGTTTTTGCAGAAATTTATGGCGTGGATGCGGATACAGCCGAAAAAAGGATTTACGAACTTCTGGAAACCCTCAACCTTCCTGTTGATAAACCCGTGGGCGAGTTCTCCAAGGGCATGAAACGGAAGCTCTCAATAGCAAGAACTCTGGTACATGATCCTGAGTACCTCATCTATGATGAGCCAACGAGCGGTCTCGACCCATCAACATCCATGTTTGTTACAGAGTATGTCAGAGATTTGGGCAAACAGGGAAAGACTGTGGTTTTTTCTGCCCACAACATGTTCTACGTCGAATCTGCCTGCGACCTGCTTCTCATAATAAAGAAAGGGAGGGTGCTGTATTTCGGTGAGCTTGACGCTCTCAGGGACAGAATGAAAAAGTACATTGTGAGCTACAGGATCGGAGAAAGGGAATTTGAAGACGTTTTTGAAGATGTCAGGGATGTTAACAGGCTTCTTGCCGAGATTACTGAAAATGGTGGTGAAATAATATCCATTGAAACAAGGGTTCCAAGACTGGAAGAAATATACTTCACGCTCACAGATGGAAAAAGTATTATGGACTGA
- a CDS encoding iron dependent repressor, metal binding and dimerization domain protein — MERIEEYLETIYDIQKSGRVAKTKEIAERLNIKPSSVTEMLNKLSEMGYVDYQPYKGATLTRKGLDVAERIKKNYMVFKKFFTDFFGLDDETAHGLSCTLEHIASEDVIDRICRVISGYCDVCDICIESTCTLEEAGNGRYVVIVAPLFMEKAGIYPGKEVEVKNGLLVVDTDELMVDDGVKKLILLRPL, encoded by the coding sequence ATGGAAAGGATTGAGGAGTACCTCGAGACGATTTACGACATTCAGAAATCCGGCAGGGTGGCAAAGACGAAGGAAATTGCGGAGCGGCTCAACATAAAGCCTTCGAGTGTTACTGAAATGCTCAACAAGCTGAGTGAGATGGGTTATGTGGATTACCAGCCGTATAAGGGGGCTACGCTTACGAGGAAGGGCCTGGATGTGGCAGAGCGAATCAAGAAAAACTACATGGTGTTCAAGAAATTCTTCACTGATTTTTTTGGTCTGGATGACGAAACTGCCCACGGCTTAAGCTGCACGCTCGAGCATATTGCGAGTGAGGATGTAATCGACAGGATATGCAGGGTGATATCCGGATACTGTGACGTTTGCGACATCTGCATTGAAAGTACATGCACGCTTGAGGAGGCCGGGAATGGTAGATACGTTGTCATTGTTGCTCCACTCTTCATGGAAAAGGCGGGGATTTATCCGGGGAAAGAAGTGGAGGTGAAAAATGGCTTGCTTGTGGTGGATACCGATGAACTGATGGTCGACGATGGAGTGAAAAAGCTGATCCTCCTCAGACCTCTATAG
- the fdhD gene encoding formate dehydrogenase accessory sulfurtransferase FdhD has product MEVFEVGKRLEIGKEFEFKIIVGNRVIRLFCTPVNLEELVMGFLITEGLSSSPEVIVEGDVAVAKVDRNFDTAINSSGCAGVYVDEKLNPVKPGFRFSMSFIEDFIEKLEGDYYRRTRAYHTALIVSKNGDFVRAFDVGRHNAVDKAIGLAYRNRFDFSSSFLLLSGRITAGIVKKCIRAGIPLVVSKAAILDLAVDYCKKYGLSAISFATGLALNSGAIEV; this is encoded by the coding sequence ATGGAAGTTTTCGAGGTGGGAAAGAGACTCGAAATCGGAAAAGAATTCGAATTCAAGATAATAGTCGGAAACAGAGTTATCAGGCTATTCTGCACACCCGTTAATCTGGAAGAACTTGTCATGGGTTTTCTGATTACGGAGGGGTTGTCCTCCAGCCCAGAGGTTATTGTCGAGGGTGATGTTGCGGTTGCGAAGGTTGACAGGAACTTCGACACTGCGATAAACTCCTCCGGATGTGCAGGAGTCTACGTTGATGAAAAGCTGAACCCCGTCAAACCCGGCTTCAGGTTCAGCATGAGCTTCATAGAGGATTTCATTGAAAAGCTTGAAGGAGATTATTACAGGAGAACGCGAGCATACCACACCGCCCTCATCGTCAGCAAGAATGGTGACTTTGTCAGAGCTTTTGATGTCGGACGGCACAATGCGGTGGACAAGGCAATAGGACTGGCATACAGGAACAGATTTGATTTCTCAAGTTCATTCCTTCTGCTTTCAGGGAGGATAACGGCAGGGATAGTGAAAAAATGCATTCGTGCGGGGATACCTCTCGTGGTTTCAAAAGCTGCGATACTTGATCTTGCGGTGGATTACTGCAAAAAATATGGTTTATCGGCAATTTCATTTGCCACGGGACTTGCGTTAAACAGCGGAGCTATAGAGGTCTGA
- a CDS encoding ribbon-helix-helix protein, CopG family — MKVVNLRLDENIVDRLDEISSKLLISRSELIRQAITIYLSLIENIGFYFKPSLLAPKLDVYAERNAISVDLGNNVSLAVFSVAYGGIGRKEGDWLKVDVEKVAEIMAYQIEVESLCRFSKPLAILLFSGNELEYALEFYRSFRKKFRERVVLTDSEDFAETVQSFFGAAVIALRDMSVKNVPERGDKIFLYGEIMSGEELVDGELPDTALFKKLAELVSEGRANSIFPVKGDGVREACLYAASIAGGKLSIDDVADRGCPATAVIVTAKQMPLNGGLEIGEIL, encoded by the coding sequence ATGAAGGTTGTTAACCTCAGACTCGATGAAAACATCGTTGACAGGCTTGACGAAATCTCTTCAAAACTGCTGATTTCGAGAAGTGAGCTTATAAGACAGGCAATAACGATTTACCTTTCCCTGATAGAGAACATCGGCTTTTACTTCAAGCCTTCACTGCTGGCCCCGAAGCTGGATGTGTATGCTGAGAGAAACGCCATATCTGTTGATCTCGGTAACAATGTCTCTCTTGCCGTTTTCAGCGTTGCTTATGGCGGTATAGGCAGGAAAGAAGGGGACTGGTTGAAAGTGGATGTTGAGAAGGTTGCAGAGATAATGGCATACCAGATTGAGGTGGAAAGTCTGTGCAGGTTCAGCAAACCCCTCGCCATCCTTCTTTTCTCCGGGAATGAGCTTGAATATGCTCTTGAGTTTTACAGAAGCTTCAGGAAAAAGTTCAGGGAAAGGGTCGTTCTTACCGATTCGGAGGATTTTGCAGAGACCGTTCAGAGTTTCTTTGGCGCCGCAGTAATTGCTCTCAGGGACATGAGCGTTAAAAACGTCCCTGAAAGGGGTGACAAGATATTCCTCTACGGAGAAATCATGAGTGGTGAAGAACTTGTCGATGGAGAGCTTCCCGACACTGCTCTGTTCAAAAAGCTTGCAGAACTGGTCTCAGAGGGCAGGGCAAACTCAATTTTTCCTGTTAAGGGAGATGGTGTGAGAGAGGCATGTCTGTATGCTGCGTCAATTGCAGGGGGGAAGCTGAGCATTGATGATGTGGCGGATAGAGGGTGTCCAGCAACAGCCGTCATCGTTACGGCAAAACAGATGCCCTTAAATGGAGGACTGGAGATCGGAGAGATACTCTGA
- a CDS encoding endonuclease V, whose protein sequence is MNLERLREIQDEIANRVTISEPGEIEYVAGIDTAFFRYSGTEYAVSSAVLMSYPGLELLKVESVVDTVDFPYIPTYLMFRESRTAIKALKKVLREKTVVMVDGSGLAHPRRCGIATYIGVELSLPAIGITKKRLCGEVAGEGDVKKLIVDGEHVGYEILTCRRCKPIYVSAGNMITPDKALEVVMNCLRGYKLPEPVRMADKYSKKVKSEYLSDLQSSI, encoded by the coding sequence ATGAACCTCGAAAGGCTCAGAGAAATACAGGACGAGATCGCAAACAGAGTAACAATTTCCGAACCAGGAGAAATAGAGTATGTCGCGGGAATTGATACTGCATTTTTCAGATATTCAGGGACAGAATACGCAGTCTCCTCAGCAGTGCTCATGAGCTACCCCGGACTTGAACTGCTGAAGGTCGAAAGCGTGGTCGATACCGTTGACTTCCCTTACATTCCAACGTACCTCATGTTCAGAGAGAGCAGGACCGCAATAAAAGCCCTGAAAAAGGTTTTGAGAGAGAAAACAGTAGTAATGGTGGACGGAAGCGGTCTTGCCCATCCCAGAAGGTGTGGGATAGCAACATACATCGGAGTTGAACTTTCCCTGCCAGCAATAGGAATTACAAAGAAGAGGCTCTGTGGAGAGGTCGCTGGGGAGGGAGATGTCAAAAAACTCATTGTAGATGGAGAACATGTCGGATACGAGATTCTTACCTGCAGGAGATGCAAACCGATTTACGTCTCTGCTGGAAATATGATTACACCCGATAAAGCTCTGGAGGTTGTGATGAACTGTCTGCGAGGCTACAAACTCCCGGAGCCAGTAAGAATGGCAGATAAGTACTCAAAGAAAGTCAAATCAGAGTATCTCTCCGATCTCCAGTCCTCCATTTAA